DNA from Rhizobacter sp. J219:
GAGCAGACCGTGCGTGCCGCCTACGACATCGCCAAGTTCACCGCCGAAGACCCGTCGGCGGGCCTGCCCGATGAAGCCGACCTCGCACTCGGCGATGCCGCACGCCTCGACCTTGACCTCTTCCACCCCTGGGACATCAACGCCGCCGACGCGGCCGAGATCGCCCTGCGCTGCGAGGCCGCGGCGCTCGGCGTCGACAAGCGCATCACCAATTCCGAAGGGGCGGGCGTCTCGGCGCAGCAGTCGCACTTCTTCGCCGGCAACACACGCGGCTTTCGCGGCGGCTACGCGAGCTCGCGGCATTCGCTCTCGGTGGCGCCCATCGCCTCGGTGCCCGGCCCGAATGGCGACGACATGCAGCGCGACGCCTGGTACAGCTCCATGCGCTCGCCCGGCGAGCTGGCCGCGCCCGAGGCCGTGGGACGCTACGCCGCGGAGCGTGCGCTGTCGCGCCTGAATGCGCGCAAGATCAAGACCTGCCAGGTGCCGGTGCTCTTCGAGTCGACGCTTGCCGCCGGCCTGCTCGGCGCCTACGTGCAGGCCACGAGTGGCGGGGCGCTGTACCGCAAGTCCTCGTTCCTGCTCGACAGCCTGGGGCAGCAGGTGCTGGCCGAGCACATCGACATCCACGAAGACCCGCACATCCGCGGCGCCAAGGGCAGCGCACCGTTCGACGACGAAGGGGTGGTGACGCGCGTGCGCGACGTGGTGAGCGCGGGTGTGGTGCAGGGCTACTTCCTCTCCAGCTACTCGGCGCGCAAGCTCGGCATGCGCACCACCGGCCACGCGGGTGGCTCGCAGAACCTCACCTTCACCAGCCGCCTCACGCAGCCCGGCGACGACCTCGACGCGATGCTGCGCAAGCTCCACCGCGGGCTCTTCGTGATCGAGCTGATGGGGCAGGGCGTGAACTACGTCACTGGCGACTACTCGCGTGGTGCCGCGGGCTTCTGGGTCGAGAACGGCCGCATCGCCTACCCGGTGCACGAGATCACCATCGCCGGCAACCTGCGCGACATGTTCAAGGGCATCGTCGCGGTCGGCGCCGACACCTACACGATGGGCACCAAGACCATCGGCTCGGTGCTGGTCGACCGCATGAAGGTGGCCGGATCCTGAGGCGTTGCTGACTCATTCCTGACGCGGCGCTACGCGGTTTTGCTCACGGGTAAATCCCGGTCAGGGTGCATGAACCCGCTCCTAGAATTTCCCGCCACCTCCTCCCGGAGGACCTATAAGGAGACATTTCATGCAACGTCGTTCGTTCGTTCACGGCGCGGGACTGGCCGGCGTGTTGGCAGCGGGTGCAGCCCCGGCCGTCGTCCATGCTCAAGCCAGCGTCCGCTGGCGCCTGACTTCGAGCTTCCCCAAGTCACTGGACACCATCTTCGGCGCGGCCGAAACCTTCGCCAAGAAGGTGCGCGACATGACGGGTGGCAAGTTCGAGATCTCGGTCCATGCGGCCGGTGAAGTGATGCCGTCGCCGGCGCTGATCGATGGCGTGCAGAACGGCACCGTCGAGATGGGTCACACCGCGCCCTACTACTACTTCGGCAAGGACGAGACCTTTGCGCTCGGCTGCGCAATCCCCTTCGGCCTCAACTCGCGCCAGATGACGGCGTGGATGTATGAAGGCAACGGTCTCAAGCTGATGCGCGAGTTCTACGCCAAGTACAACATGATCAGCTTCCCGATGGGCAACACCGGGGCGCAGATGGGCGGCTGGTTCCGCAAGGAGATCAAGACCATCGCCGACATGAAGGGCTTGAAGTTCCGCGTCGGCGGCTTCGCCGGCAAGGTGTGCGAGCGCCTGGGCTCGGTGCCGCAAAACATCCCCGGTGGCGAGATCTACCAGGCCTTGGAGAAGGGCACGATCGATGCGGCCGAGTGGGTCGGCCCCTACGACGATCAGAAGCTCGGCTTCAACAAGGTCGCCCAGTTCTATCACTATCCCGGCTGGTGGGAAGGCGGCCCGCAGCTCGACCTGCTGGTCAATCAGAAGGCCTATGACGGCCTGTCGGCGGAGTACAAGGCCATCATCGAGGCCGCTGCCGCCTACGCGCACACCGACATGCAGGCCAAGTACGACGTGAAGAACCCGGCCGCCCTGCGCCAGCTCGTGGCCAGCAAGACCAAGCTCGTGGCCTTCCCGAAGTCCGTGATGGACGCGGCCTACAAGGCATCGATGGACATCTACAGCGAGATTTCGGACAAGAACCCGAGCTGGAAGAAGGTCTACACCGACTACGCCAACTTCCGCAAAGAAGCGAATCTGTGGTTCCGCTTCACGGAAGCCCGCTTCGACAGCTACATGCAAAGCGCCAAGCTCTGAGTTCGGCCACGGCCCCTCGTGCGAGCCCCGCCATGGCGGGGCTTTTTGTTGGCGCACCAGTTATTGGCCCACCAGTTTTGTTTCACTTCTGTTGTCAACATGACGCCCACCACCGTCCAACTCGTCGCGGCCGCCCTTTTTGGGGTGGCCTTGGTGCACACCTTTTCGACCAGCGTGTTTGCGCACCTGGCCCACCGCTATCCGCGACATGAGGGTGTGTTCCACCTCTTGTCGGAAGTGGAGGTGGTGTTTGGCTTTTGGGCGTTGGTGCTGGTGCTGTTCCTGTTCGCGGCACAGGGCCGCGAGGGTGCAACGGCCTACGTCGACGGGCGCAACTTCACCGAGCCGCTCTTCGTGTTCGCGATCATGGTCGTGGCAGGCAGCAAGCCGATCTTGAGGCTCGCCGCGGTGCTGGTGAACGTGCTGGCCAGGATGATGCCGCTGCCGAATTCGATCGCGGTGTACTTCCTCGCCTTGTCCGTCCTGCCCCTGATCGGCTCTGCCGTCACGGAGCCTGCCGCCATGACGCTGGCCGCGCTGATGCTGCGTGACCGGGTGTTCAAGGTGGAACTGCCCGAGTACGTAAAGTACATGACGATCGGTGTTCTCTTCGTCAACGTGTCGATCGGCGGCACGCTCACCTCGTTTGCGGCGCCGCCGGTGCTGATGGTCGCGGCCAAGTGGGGTTGGGACACACCGTTCATGCTCACGCACTTCGGCTGGAAATCGGCCTTGGCGGTGCTCTTCAACGCTGCAGTCGTGTCGGTGCTGTTTGCACGCCACCTGGTGCGTGCCACGCCAGACACTCCGACGGTCGCCGATGCCAACAGCCCGCCTGCGGGTGCGATGCTCGTGAGCGGGGCGTTCCTGCTCGGCATCGTGATGTTTGCGCACCACCCAGCGATCTTTCTCGGGCTGCTGCTCTTCTTCATTGGCTATGCGCGGGCTTATCCGCGTCATCACGATCCGCTCATCCTGCGCGAAGCGCTGCTCGTGGCCTTCTTCCTGGCGGGCCTGGTCGTGCTGGGCGGACAGCAGCAATGGTGGCTGCAGGAACTGCTCACCCGCATGAGCGCTCAGCAGGTCTACTACGCTGCAACCGCCCTCACGGCGGTCACCGACAACGCCGCGCTGACCTACCTCGGCTCGCTGGTCGAAGGTCTGAGCGACGAGTTCAAGTACTCGCTGGTGGCGGGTGCCGTGACCGGTGGCGGCCTGACGGTCATCGCCAACGCGCCGAACCCTGCCGGGTATTCGATCCTGCGCGGGAACTTCCGTGACGGGTCCATCAACGCGGGTTGGCTCTTCCTGTCAGCACTCGGCCCCACGCTGGTGGCGATTGCCGCGTTCCAGTTGCTGTAAGAGAGAAGGGGGCGGCGCTGAGGTACGGCGCCACGCTTCCCCCACAAAGCAAAAAGCCGCCGATATCGGCGGCTTTTTGCTTTGTGGAAGAGAGGAGGTGGCCATGGCCACCTCCTCGACTGTCACTTCTTCTGGTCCTCCTTGACGGCTTCTTCGATGGCCTTCATCGGGTCGTCGTCTGCGGTGGTCCCTTCGGCTTGAGGCTCGGACGCCGAGGGGTCGCTGCCCGGCACCGCCGGGGCAGATTCGGGGGCAAGGCCGGCTTCCTTTTCATCCTGCATGCGAAGCTCCTGGAAGGCCTTGTCGGCGTCGATGGTCTCTTCCTTCGTCAACCCGCCGGAAACCATCTGCGGGAAGGCGATCACCAGGCCCACCATGATGAGCTGGATGATCACGAAGGGCACGGCGCCCCAGTAGATCTGGCCCGTCGTCACCTTTGCCACCGGCTTGTTGGTGACCTTGTCGTTGTAGTCGCTGGTGGGCGCCACGCTGCGCAGGTAGAAGAGCGCGAAGCCGAACGGCGGGTGCATGAACGAGGTCTGCATGTTGACCGCGAGCAGCACGCCGAACCACACCAGGTCGATGCCCAGCTTGTCGGCCACAGGGGCCAGCAGCGGCACGACGATGAACGCCAACTCGAAGAAGTCGAGGAAGAACGCCAGCACGAAGATCAGGATGTTCACCACGATCAGGAAGCCGAGCTGGCCGCCTGGCAGGCTGGTCAGCAGGTGTTCGACCCACTTCGGACCGTCCACGCCCTGGAACGACAGGCTGAACACCGTCGAACCGATGAGGATGAACATCACGAAGCACGACAGCTTCATCGTGGTGTCCATGGCCTGGCGCATGAGCTTCAGGTCGAGGCGCTTGCGAGCCATGGCCATCACCAGTGCACCGGTTGCACCCATCGCGCCGCCTTCGGTGGGCGTGGCGATGCCGAGGAAGATGGTGCCCAGCACGAGGAAGATCAGCCCAAGGGGCGGGATCAGCACGAAGGTCACGCGCTCTGCCATGTTCGACAGCAGGTTGAGGCGTGCCACCTTGTTGATGACGGCGATCACGAATGCGATGCCGATGCCGATGCACATCGAGACGACGACGAGTTCATCGGTCGGGGTGCCGGCCGGGCGCGTCTTCGCATAGGTCATCGCGCAGGCAAACGACAGGATCGACAGGACCAGCAGCGAGCGCAGGCCGGACGAACCATCGGACTCGCGGATCGTGCGTGCTTCCAGCGGCAGCGCCGGCACCATCTGCGGCTTGGCAATCGCGATACCGATCACGTACAGCAGGTAGAGGCCCGTCAGCACGAAGCCGGGGATGAACGCGCCCTTGTAGAGGTCACCCACGCTCTTGCCGAGCTGGTCGGCCATGACGATCAGCACGAGCGACGGCGGGATGATCTGGGCCAAGGTGCCTGAGGCCGCGATCACGCCGCTCGCGAGACGCCTGTCGTAGCCATAACGCAGCATGATGGGCAGCGAGATGAGGCCCATCGAGATCACCGAAGCTGCCACGACGCCGGTGGTGGCGGCCAGCATGGCGCCCACCAGGATGACCGCGATGGCGAGGCCGCCGCGGATCGGGCCGAAGAGCTGGCCGACGGTGTCGAGCAGGTCTTCAGCCATGCCTGAGCGTTCGAGGATGAGTCCCATCAGCGTGAAGAACGGTATCGCCAGAAGCGTGTCGTTCTGCATGATCCCGAAGATGCGCAGCGGCAGCGCCTGCATCAGTGAGGCCATGCCGGGCACGCCCAGCTCGATGGCCACGAATCCGAAGAAGAGGCCGCAGGCCGCCAGCGAGAAGGCGACCGAATAGCCCATCAGCAGGAACACAACCAGGCTGCCGAACATGATCGGCGCCATGTTGGCGGTGATGAATTCGATCATTTGTCGCTTCCCTTCAGTGCGGCCTGCTCACGGGCGGCCACTTCCTTTTGCAGCAGGAACTCGGCGAGTTCCTCTTCGGCGGTCTTGGTGCCGGCCTTCACCGTCGGATCGGGGATCAGTCCCTTGAGGAATGCCACCCGCTTGATGAACTCCGAGATGCCCTGAATGCCCAGCAGCGCCAGGCCGAGCGGCAGCATCGCGTACACCGGCCAGCGGATCAGGCCGCCAGCGTTGGACGACACCTCGCCGCTTATGTAGGCATTGATCACCAGCGGCATGACCATGATGAACACGACCACGACGAACGGGAGCAGGAAGAAGAGGATGCCGAAGATCTCTACGCCGATCTGCACCCGCTTGGAGAAGCGACCCAGGATGACGTCGATCTTGACGTGCTCCTGGCGCAGCAGGGTGTAGCCGGCCGCCAGCAGGAAGACCGCAGCGAACAAGTACCACTGGATCTCGAGGAAGGCATTGGAGCTGTTGTTGAAGGCCTTGCGCACGATGGCGTTGCCTGTGCTGATGAGGACGGCCGCGAGCACGAGCCACGCGACCCAGCGGCCGACGAACTCGTTCAAGCGGTCTATCCACCTGGACAGTGAAAGTAAAGGGGACACGAGAGTCTCCGGAGGAGTTGAGGAAACGATGTGCACGGCAGGCCTCGTAGGCGCACCGGCGGCACGTGGATCAGACCTGATCCAGCCCTGCCATGCCACGGGTCTTTCCGCTAAGTGGTTCTACGAGCTTTCCGTGGGGAAGTTGCGGCATCGCTCGACCGCGTACTTGATCAGTTCGGCTTGCCCTTCCAGCCCCAGCTTGCGCTTGATGTTCTGGCGATGGGTTTCAACCGTGCGCACGCTCAGGCCCAGGCTTTCGGCGATCTGGCGGCTGGCATGCCCGCGTGCCAAGCCGGCAAGTATTTCGCTCTCGCGCAGCGACAGCACCGGCCGGGGGACCTGCGAACGTGACATCCGCCCGGAGATTGCGGCACTCAGGTAGGTGCGGCCGGCGTTGATGGCGTCGATCGCCTCGATGATTTCGCCGGACGGCGCGTCTTTCAGCACGTAGCCTCGCGCGCCGGCCTGGATGGCGCGGTTCACGTACTCAGGGTTGTCGTACATGCTGAGCATCAGCACGAGCAGCCGTGGATACAGCTTCAGCAATTGCGCCGTGAGTCTCGATGCCGTTGGTGCCTTTCATGCCCACGTCCATCAGCACCAGGTCGGGCGACGAGCGTTCGATCATCGCCAGCGCGTCCAGCGCATTGTCGGCTTCGCCCACGAGGGTGAGCGCCGAGTGAGACGACAGGCGCGACTTGAGTCCGTCTCGCACCAGCGGGTGATCGTCGACGATGGCGACGCGGGTGGGTAGGGTGGTCATGCGGCGAGTTGATCGGGGGTGGACAGGCGGCGGATGGCGGTCGCCGGGACGTCGGCGACGACCTCGGTGCGGCCAGGACGAGAGCGCAACCGGAAGCTGCCGCCGATGGATTCGACCCGCTCTCGCATGTTGCGCAGGCCGATGCCCCGGCGCGGGTCGAGCGCCACCGCCTGAGCGTCGAAACCTCGGCCATCGTCGGCAATGCGCAAGCGCACGCCGGTGGCGCCGAAGATCAAGCGCAGTTGCACCTGGCCGGCGTCGGCGTGTTTCTCGATGTTGGTCAAGGCCTCTTGCGTCACCCGGAAGAGCACCGTGCCCACCGCATCGGGCAGCGGCGAGGCGGTTCCGCCAAGGCGCATGTCGAAGGCCATTTCGCTGTGCTCGCTGAATTCGCGGCCCATCTGTTCGAGTGCAGCTGGAAGTCCGAGCACATCGAGTTCGGCGGGGCGCAGCCGGTGCGAGATGTTGCGAACTTCGTGCAGCGCTTCGTTCAGTCGCACCAATGCCCTGCTGAGCGGGCCGCGAGGTTGCGCCGCCTCGCGGCCCAGCTGCGCCTGTGCCGATTCGAGCAGCAGCTTGATCGAGACAAGCGTCTGACTGGTGCCATCGTGCAGCTCGCGTGAGAGGTGGGCACGTTCGTCTTCCTGCGACTTCACCACCTGGCGTGCGAGCAGGCGCAGCTTGTGGTCGGCCTCGCGTGACTCGCTCAGGTTGAAGGCGAGGCCGCCCGCTCCGAGCACGGCAATGCCTGCCAGCGCAATGCCGGCGATCCACCACATGGTGGTGCGCACGTTGTCGCTGACCTGTTGGTCGATCTGAGCCAGCGTCGCGTGGATGTCGTCGAGGTAGAGGCCGGTGCCAAGCATCCAGTTCCAGCGCGGCAGCTCGACCACGTAGCCGAGCTTGGGCGTGATCTGCTGGGTGGACGGCTTCTGCCAGACGTAGTGCACATAGCCCCCGCCGCTGCGTGCCTTGGCGATGAGCTGCTGGATGATGGGCTGGCCCTTGGCGTCGCGCAGGTCCCAGAGGTTGCGGCCCCTCAGCTCGGGCTGGCGGGGGTGCATGAGGTTGCGCCCGTCGAGGTCGTAGAGGAAGAAATAGCCGTCGGCACCGTAGTCGAGCGCCGCCAGCAGGCGCATCGCTTCGGCGCGTGTTGCAGCGTCGTCTCGGCCAGATTGGTAGAGCGGTGCGATCACGCTCTGCGCAAGGTCCACGTAGTGGCGCAGCTCCGCTTCCTTGTTGGCCATGTAGGTCGACTCGGCCAGCGCGCGTTCGCGCTCGGAGAGGCTTTTCTCCTGCTGTCTCACCGCCCAGGCGATCATGGCCACAGAGGCCAGCAGCGGGATCACGGCCAGCAGGAAGACCTTGAGCCTGAGGCGCATGGCAGGCGCCGCCAACTACAGATTCACGGCTGCTTGATAGAGGTTGCCCGAGCGTGCGCCCGAGCGGCAGAACGCGAGCAAGGGGCGGGGCATTGTGCGCAGCAGCTCCGCGAAGCGCGCGATCTCTTCCGGCGACTGGTAACCGCCGTTCACCGGCAGGAAGGCGTACTCGAGGCCGGCCGCGCGGGCGGCGGCTTCGATGTCGGCATTGGTCGGCTGGTCGGGGCCGCCTTCGAAGTCGGGGCGGTTGTTCACTACGCTCTTGAAGCCGTTTTGCGCGGCCCAGGCCATGGCCGACGGGTCGAGCTGGGGGGCGACGCACACATCAGCCGCCACGGGCATCACATGGGGAGTTGTCATGGCAGGGACCTCAGCGTGCAAGCGCTTGTTTGACGGCGGCGGAGACCAGGCCCATGTCGGCCTTGCCGGCGAGCTGGGCCTTCACCGCACCCATGACCTTGCCCATGTCGCCGGGACCCTTGGCGTCAAGGCTCGCCACGATCTTGGCCACTTCGGCGCTGATCTCGTCGGCGCTCATGCGCTGGGGCAGGTAGGTTTCGAGCACCTTCAGTTCTGCCGTTTCCTTGTCGACGAGGTCGGTGCGGCCGGCAGCGGCGAACTGGCTGATCGAATCCTTGCGCTGCTTGATGAGCTTGTCGACGATGCCGATGATGGCGGCGTCATCGAGAGTCACGCGCTCGTCGACCTCTTTCTGCTTCATCGCGGCCATGAGCCCGCGGATGGTCAGCAGGCGGTCGGCTTCCTTCGCCCGCATGGCGGACTTCATGTCTTCGGTGATCTGGTCTTTCAGGCTCATGGCACCGTTCTCCAGGTTTTCAGCGATTAGAAACAACAAAGCCCGCTTGGTGCGGGCTTTGCCGGGGATCCGCGTGGATCAGTACAGGCGCTTGGGCAGCTGCATGCTGCGGATGCGCTTGAAGTGGCGCTTCACCGCGGCGGCCTTCTTGCGCTTGCGCTCGGCGGTGGGCTTTTCGTAGAACTCGCGGGCGCGCAGGTCGGTCAGCAGGCCCAGCTTTTCAATCGTGCGCTTGAAGCGGCGCAGGGCCACGTCGAACGGTTCGTTTTCTTTGACGCGAATAGAAGTCATAGATCCAGGTGTTGTGCGCTCGGTGTTCGCCCGGTTTTCCTGAAGTGGAGGTTCCGGAATCCAGCCTCAGGGCGTGGGGAATCGACACGCGGGTTTTGCCAGCAAAGACGGCGATTATAGCCAGGGAATCCTGGCATGCAAGCGCAGGTTAGTGGGCGCTCTGAGATGGTGCGGCCAGGGCTTGGGCGCATGCGGCAGCACTGGCCCAGGCCCACTGAAAGTTGTAACCACCGAGCCAGCCGGTCACGTCGACCACCTCGCCGATGAAGAAGAGGCCGGGGATCAGGCGGCTTTCCAGGGTCTGGGAGCTGAAGTCTCGCGGGTGTCGACGCCCCCGGCGGTGACCTCGGCCTTGCGGTAGCCCTCGGTGCCGGAGGGTTTGAGTTCCCAACCCTGCAGTCCGTCGGCCAGCGCTCGGATGTCTTTGTCGCGTAGCTCGGCAAGCGGGCGGGTGCCCAGGCCGGGCTGGCGCGCGAGCCAGCCTTCGGCCAGGCGCTGCGGAACGATGGCGCCCAGCTCGGTCGACACCTGCCGCCGGGAGCCCGATTTGGCCGCGGTCAGGTGTGCAGCCAGGTCGAGGCTCGGTGCGAGGTCGATCCGCAAGGGAGTTCCGAGCTGCCAGTAGCTCGAAATCTGCAGCACGGCGGGGCCGCTCAGGCCGCGATGGGTGAAGAGCAGGTCTTCGAGGAACGACATGCCACCCTTGCCCTTGGCCGGGCCGGTGTGGATCTCGACCGGCAGCGACAGCCCCGACATGGCCGCAAACGGCGCCCAGCTCACCGGATCGAAGGTCAGCGGCACCAGGGCCGGCCGGGTGTCGACGATGTGGTGGCCGAACTGGCGCGCCAGGCGGTAGCCGAAGTCGGTGGCGCCGATCTTGGGGATGGAAAGGCCGCCCGTGGCCACGACCACCTTGGCTGTCTGGATGACGCCCTCGTCGGTGTCGAGTCTCGAAGCCCTTGCCATTCGCGCGAACGGCCTGCACCGCACAGCCATGCCGGCGTGTCACGTTGCCTTGGTCGCACTCGCGCAGCAGCATGCCGATGATGTCTTCCGATGACTCGTCGCAGAAGAGCTGGCCCTTGTGCTTCTCATGCCAGGCGATGCGATGGCGCTGCACCAGGGTGATGAAGTCTTGCGGCGTGTAGCGTGCGAGCGCCGAGCGGCAGAAATGTGGGTTGGCCGAAAGGAAGTTGGCGGGGCCGGCATCGCGGTTGGTGAAGTTGCATCGGCCGCCGCCGGAGATGCGGATCTTCTCCGCCACCTTCTCGCTGTGGTCGATCAGCAGGACTTTGGCGCCGAGCTGCCCCGCCATGCCGGCGCAGAACAGGCCTGCCGCGCCACCGCCGATCACCACCGCGTCGAATCTCCCCATCGCACGATTATCACGAGCGATTCCTAGAATCGCCGCCCCATGAGCCTCGTTGCGCGCGTTTCCGACCATGCCCTCCTGCGCGCGACGATCGCCGTGCGTGCCCAGTTCTTCATTGCCGGGGCGTTGTTTGCCACCTGGGGCATCCACGTGCCCACGGTCAAGCAGCACTACGGACTGGGCGAGCAGGCGCTCGCGATGGCGATGCTGGCCTCCGGTGTCGGCGCCGTGCTGACTTTGACCCAGGCCGGGCGCATCGTCGGTCGCCAGGGGCCGCGACGCATGGCGATGCTGTCGGGTGTCCTCTGCGCAGGAAGCCTCGTCGCGCTGCTCGCGAGCCAGAGTTACGCCGTGCTGCTGGTGCTGATGGTCGTGTTCGGCATCGGCATGAGCCTGCTCGACGTGTCGATCAACGCGGCGGCCAGTGAGCTCGAGAGTCTGCGCGAGCGCAACCTCATGAGCGGCTTCCACGCGATGTTCAGTCTGGGCGGCATGGTGGGGGCCGGGTTGGGCAGCGCATTGCTCGCCCGCGCCGTCTTGCCCGAGACGCATCTCGTGGTGACCTCGCTCGCCTCAGGCGCCTTCGTGCTGCTGGCGGGCATGGTGATGCTGCAGACCGTGGCCGGCTCGTCGCAGCAGGGGCACGGTTTTGCCTTGCCGCGCGGAGCGCTCGGGCTGCTCGGCGTCCTGGCCGCGCTCGGCCTGATCGCGGAAGGCGCGATGTACGACTGGAGCGTGCTCTACATGACGCAAGAGCTGAAGAGTGCGCCCGACTTCGCGGCACTGGCCTATGCCAGCTTCAGCGGTGCGATGGCCGCCGCCCGTTTCGGCGGCGACTGGGTGCGTGACCGGGTGTCGCCTGCTGTCTTGATGAGCAGCAGCGCTGCCCTCGCAACGGTGGCGATGGCGGCGGTGCTGCTGATCGCCCACCCCGTGGCCACACTCATCGGCTTCGCGCTCGTGGGCCTCGGGTTTGCGAACGTGGTGCCTGTGCTCTTCGGCACTGCCGCCAAGCTCGATGCCAACCCGGCCCACGGCATCGCTGTGGTCGCGTCGGTCGGCTACTTCGGGATGATGGCCGGCCCGCCCTTGATCGGCGTGATTGCCGAGCATTCCTCGCTGACCGTGGGGCTTGCCTCGGTCGCGGTCTTTGCGGCGATCCTCGCGCTCGCCGCCCCGAAGGCGCTCAGCCCTTCCAGGTGAACGGAAACTTGACCTGCTTCCAGAAGCCGTTGGGCACGTAGTCGCCAACGACCCCGTACCGGGCCGGCCACTCGCGGTCTGACTTCACTGCGGTGCCGAAGAGGTAATCGAGGAAGGCGAAGTGCGCGGCGTAGTTCTTGTCGATCGCCTCGTCGTCCTGTGAGTGGTGCCAGTGGTGGAAGTTGGGCGTGACGATCAGATAGCGCAGCGGCCCGAGCCGCACGCTCACGTTGGCGTGGTTGAACACCGCCTGGAAGCCCACCACGATGATGTAGGCGTCGATCACCTGCTTGCTGAAGCCCAGCACGTAGATCGGCGCCAGCACCAGCGTGCGGGTGATGAGCAGCTCGAGGATGTGCTGGCGCGAGCCGGCCAGCCAGTCCATGCTCTTCACGCTGTGGTGCACCGCATGCAAGCGCCACAGCAGCGGCACCTCGTGGTAGGCGCGGTGCGTCCAGTACTGCACGAGGTCGGCGATGAGGATGATGAGGAAGAGGGCGACCCAGAAGTTGAGCCCCGCCACGAAGCCGCGGATCCCATCGTGCGCGGCCCAGCCGAAGAGCTTGTGCACCAGCAGGTTGGTCGCCAGCAGGATGAAGCCCACCACCATGTGGTTCACGATGAAGTGGTGCATGTCGGTCTGCCACTCGGCGCGGAAGACGGGCTGGTCTTTACGCAGTGCCCACATCTTCTCGATGAAGATGAAGATCAGCGTGGAGCCGAGCAGGTCGAGGATGAACCAGTCGAGGCCGATGTAAGGCGTGTGGTCGGGAAAGTTGGGGTCGACCTCCACCTTGTGGCCGCCGAGCAGCAGCGTGAGCGCCACCAGCCCGAAGGTCCACAGCGCCAGCCAGCGGTTGCGGCCGCGGATGAGGTTGAAGAGCGAGAGCCCGCCCGAGATGCCGATGGCCACCAGCATGATGGTGCGGATCACGTTGACGTCGTAGCTCTTGCGAAGCTCAGGCGTCGTCAGGTACTGCGGGAAGTGGAAGGCCAGCACGCCCAGGAAGCACAGCATGGACAGCACCAGCGCGATCACGCCGGTCACCATGCCCTTGCCGCGGCGCAGCTCGCCGTGGGATTCGGTGAGCTGGTTGAGTTTTTCCAGTTCGAGCATCGGTCCCCTCCGTCTGTGAAACGCGGGGATTATCGTGTTGGCGAACTCGCTCAGGCCGCGTGGACCGCCCCTCTTTCGAGGGGCAGGGCGGCCAGGCCCCGCAGCACGTCGCCGACCACGATGATGGCCGGGCTGCCGAGTCCTTCGCGCTCGATCAGGCCCGCCAGGTCGCCCAGCGTGCCGACGGCGTGGCGCTGGTGCGGCAGGCTCGCGTGCTGCACCACGGCGATCGGCGTCGAGCGGCCCAGGCCTTCGAGCAGGCCTTGCTGCAGGTGGCCGGCCTGCGCCACGCCCATGTAGATGACGAGCGTGAGGCCTTGCGCGGCAGCCGCGGCGAGCGTGGCCCAGTCGGGCGAGCGGCCGTGCTCCTTCGCATGGCCGGTGACGAAGATCACGCCGTGTGCATGGTCGCGGTGGGTGAGCGGCACGTTCAGCGAAGTGACCGCCGCCAGGCCCGAGGTGATGCCGTTGACCACCGCGACCTCGATGCCCAGCTCGCGCAGGTGCTCGACTTCTTC
Protein-coding regions in this window:
- a CDS encoding cache domain-containing protein, which encodes MRLRLKVFLLAVIPLLASVAMIAWAVRQQEKSLSERERALAESTYMANKEAELRHYVDLAQSVIAPLYQSGRDDAATRAEAMRLLAALDYGADGYFFLYDLDGRNLMHPRQPELRGRNLWDLRDAKGQPIIQQLIAKARSGGGYVHYVWQKPSTQQITPKLGYVVELPRWNWMLGTGLYLDDIHATLAQIDQQVSDNVRTTMWWIAGIALAGIAVLGAGGLAFNLSESREADHKLRLLARQVVKSQEDERAHLSRELHDGTSQTLVSIKLLLESAQAQLGREAAQPRGPLSRALVRLNEALHEVRNISHRLRPAELDVLGLPAALEQMGREFSEHSEMAFDMRLGGTASPLPDAVGTVLFRVTQEALTNIEKHADAGQVQLRLIFGATGVRLRIADDGRGFDAQAVALDPRRGIGLRNMRERVESIGGSFRLRSRPGRTEVVADVPATAIRRLSTPDQLAA
- a CDS encoding TIGR01244 family sulfur transferase, whose protein sequence is MTTPHVMPVAADVCVAPQLDPSAMAWAAQNGFKSVVNNRPDFEGGPDQPTNADIEAAARAAGLEYAFLPVNGGYQSPEEIARFAELLRTMPRPLLAFCRSGARSGNLYQAAVNL
- a CDS encoding GatB/YqeY domain-containing protein, with product MSLKDQITEDMKSAMRAKEADRLLTIRGLMAAMKQKEVDERVTLDDAAIIGIVDKLIKQRKDSISQFAAAGRTDLVDKETAELKVLETYLPQRMSADEISAEVAKIVASLDAKGPGDMGKVMGAVKAQLAGKADMGLVSAAVKQALAR
- the rpsU gene encoding 30S ribosomal protein S21; translation: MTSIRVKENEPFDVALRRFKRTIEKLGLLTDLRAREFYEKPTAERKRKKAAAVKRHFKRIRSMQLPKRLY
- a CDS encoding MFS transporter; the protein is MSLVARVSDHALLRATIAVRAQFFIAGALFATWGIHVPTVKQHYGLGEQALAMAMLASGVGAVLTLTQAGRIVGRQGPRRMAMLSGVLCAGSLVALLASQSYAVLLVLMVVFGIGMSLLDVSINAAASELESLRERNLMSGFHAMFSLGGMVGAGLGSALLARAVLPETHLVVTSLASGAFVLLAGMVMLQTVAGSSQQGHGFALPRGALGLLGVLAALGLIAEGAMYDWSVLYMTQELKSAPDFAALAYASFSGAMAAARFGGDWVRDRVSPAVLMSSSAALATVAMAAVLLIAHPVATLIGFALVGLGFANVVPVLFGTAAKLDANPAHGIAVVASVGYFGMMAGPPLIGVIAEHSSLTVGLASVAVFAAILALAAPKALSPSR
- a CDS encoding sterol desaturase family protein codes for the protein MLELEKLNQLTESHGELRRGKGMVTGVIALVLSMLCFLGVLAFHFPQYLTTPELRKSYDVNVIRTIMLVAIGISGGLSLFNLIRGRNRWLALWTFGLVALTLLLGGHKVEVDPNFPDHTPYIGLDWFILDLLGSTLIFIFIEKMWALRKDQPVFRAEWQTDMHHFIVNHMVVGFILLATNLLVHKLFGWAAHDGIRGFVAGLNFWVALFLIILIADLVQYWTHRAYHEVPLLWRLHAVHHSVKSMDWLAGSRQHILELLITRTLVLAPIYVLGFSKQVIDAYIIVVGFQAVFNHANVSVRLGPLRYLIVTPNFHHWHHSQDDEAIDKNYAAHFAFLDYLFGTAVKSDREWPARYGVVGDYVPNGFWKQVKFPFTWKG
- the cobA gene encoding uroporphyrinogen-III C-methyltransferase, with product MTPAAVPRPVVTLVGAGPGDPDLLTVKAVRAIRAATVLLVDDLVGDGVLRYARRSTRIVRVGKRGGCASTPQAFIEKLMAAEALKGERVVRLKGGDPFVFGRGGEEVEHLRELGIEVAVVNGITSGLAAVTSLNVPLTHRDHAHGVIFVTGHAKEHGRSPDWATLAAAAAQGLTLVIYMGVAQAGHLQQGLLEGLGRSTPIAVVQHASLPHQRHAVGTLGDLAGLIEREGLGSPAIIVVGDVLRGLAALPLERGAVHAA